From the Equus przewalskii isolate Varuska chromosome 19, EquPr2, whole genome shotgun sequence genome, one window contains:
- the C19H6orf52 gene encoding putative uncharacterized protein C6orf52 homolog: MAGQESFAHFGIAQQNNYYWYWQSLSSAVRVKPEFQPSQGYPFGHWSEHQHSCCSLPDYSSGCAVVGSGHSCLSVCATSGHPAETLVTQEETTSLAENRDEDPIADPNLHLNIEELNKEFMMKSEELYDSLMNCHWQPSDTVHSKIPDESSKKQDVG; this comes from the exons ATGGCGGGACAGGAGAGTTTTGCACATTTTGGCATAGCTCAACAAAATAATTACTACTGGTACTGGCAAA GTCTCTCCTCTGCTGTTAGGGTGAAGCCCGAGTTCCAGCCCTCCCAAGGTTACCCTTTTGGCCACTGGTCTGAGCACCAGCACAGCTGTTGCTCCCTTCCTGACTACAGCAGTGGCTGTGCAGTGGTTGGAAGTGGACACAGCTGCCTCTCTGTGTGTGCGACCTCTGGACACCCAGCTGAAACTCTGGTCACCCAAGAG GAAACCACATCTCTGGCTGAAAACCGAGATGAAGACCCAATAGCAG ATCCAAATCTTCATTTGAATATTGAGGAATTAAACAAAGAGTTTATGATGAAAAGTGAAGAACTCTACGACTCTCTCATGAATTGCCACTGGCAGCCTTCAGATACAGTTCACTCTAAAATCCCAGATGAGTCCTCAAAGAAGCAAGATGTTGGTTAA